A stretch of Microbacterium caowuchunii DNA encodes these proteins:
- a CDS encoding UbiA family prenyltransferase: protein MTTPVAVTARGLWQSSHPGPTCVVTALALALGLAAGLEPWRLVLLTAAVFAGQLSVGISNDAIDVTRDRIVGRSDKPIARGVVSVRAAWVAAVGCLLVALLLSVPLGIGMLGVHAVTLASAWAYNAGAKATPFSLLPFLVSFGLFPSLATLSAAEPRFSAGWAVVAGAALGAAVHLTNVLPDLDDDGRTGIRGLPHRLGARASAVLAALGVAVGAVAVLLGPVGGDVAEVAPASWAFFVAVLGVAVLGAVAALQGAAGRMVFRLVMLSALLLAAQLVATGGALAA from the coding sequence ATGACCACGCCCGTCGCCGTCACCGCCCGCGGACTGTGGCAGTCCTCGCATCCCGGGCCCACGTGCGTGGTCACGGCGCTGGCGCTGGCCCTCGGGCTCGCCGCCGGTCTCGAGCCGTGGCGGCTCGTCCTCCTGACGGCCGCCGTGTTCGCCGGTCAGCTCTCCGTCGGCATCTCCAACGACGCGATCGACGTCACCCGCGACCGGATCGTCGGCCGCAGCGACAAGCCCATCGCGCGGGGGGTGGTGAGCGTGCGCGCCGCGTGGGTCGCCGCGGTGGGATGCCTCCTCGTCGCGCTCCTCCTCTCGGTGCCGCTCGGGATCGGCATGCTCGGCGTGCATGCGGTGACCCTGGCATCCGCCTGGGCCTACAACGCCGGGGCGAAGGCCACGCCCTTCTCCCTCCTGCCCTTCCTGGTGAGCTTCGGCCTGTTCCCCTCCCTCGCGACGCTGTCGGCTGCCGAGCCGAGGTTCTCGGCTGGCTGGGCCGTCGTCGCGGGCGCCGCGCTCGGCGCCGCCGTGCACCTGACCAACGTGCTCCCCGACCTCGACGACGACGGGCGCACCGGCATCCGCGGCCTCCCGCACCGCCTGGGCGCCCGTGCGTCCGCGGTGCTCGCCGCGCTGGGCGTCGCCGTGGGAGCCGTGGCGGTGCTGCTGGGGCCGGTGGGCGGCGACGTCGCCGAGGTCGCGCCGGCGTCCTGGGCGTTCTTCGTCGCGGTGCTGGGCGTGGCGGTGCTGGGCGCGGTGGCCGCGCTGCAGGGGGCCGCCGGACGGATGGTGTTCCGCCTCGTCATGCTCTCCGCGCTGCTGCTCGCCGCGCAGCTCGTGGCGACCGGCGGCGCCCTCGCGG
- a CDS encoding ATP-dependent Clp protease ATP-binding subunit — MNATQQPGQEEAQSALEQFGINLTERARQGKLDPVIGRDSEIRRVSQVLTRRTKNNPVLIGEPGVGKTAVVEGLAQRIVAGDVAESLKNKELVSLDISALVAGAMYRGQFEERLKSVLKEITESDGQIITFIDELHVLMGAGGGEGSVAASNMLKPMLARGELRLIGATTLDEYREFIEKDAALERRFQQVYVGEPSVEDTIAILRGLKERYEAHHKVSIADGALVAAASLSNRYIPSRQLPDKAIDLIDEAASRLRMEIDSAPLEIDELRRHVDRLKLEELALKKEKDPASKERLEKLRTDLAAEEGRLGVLQARWESERASLNRVGDLKTRLDAARVEAERAQREGNLERASRLLYADIPALERELMAAEKAESSDERMVNDQVTDEDIAAVIAAWTGIPVGRLMQGETEKLVHLEAELGKRLIGQKEAVKAVADAVRRSRAGISDPNRPTGSFLFLGPTGVGKTELAKALAEFLFDDEHAMVRIDMSEYGEKHSVSRLVGAPPGYVGYEQGGQLTEAVRRRPYSVVLMDEVEKAHPEVFDVLLQVMDDGRLTDGQGRTVDFTNVILILTSNLGSPILIDPTLSMPEKREQVLALVRQAFRPEFLNRLDDTVIFQALSEDDLAQIVELSVDALQRRLKDRRLTLAVTPDARAWLAERGYDPVYGARPLRRLIQAEIQDRLAMAILSGGVHDGDTVRVDVAVDGSQLVLTSTGPAADDVSDAGDEDEVIEAILDD; from the coding sequence ATGAACGCCACGCAACAGCCCGGGCAGGAGGAGGCGCAGAGCGCCCTCGAACAGTTCGGGATCAACCTCACCGAGCGCGCGCGGCAGGGCAAGCTCGACCCCGTGATCGGTCGCGACAGCGAGATCAGGCGAGTCAGCCAGGTCCTCACGCGCCGCACCAAGAACAACCCCGTCCTCATCGGCGAGCCCGGGGTCGGCAAGACCGCCGTCGTCGAGGGACTCGCCCAGCGCATCGTCGCCGGTGACGTCGCCGAATCGCTCAAGAACAAGGAGCTCGTCTCCCTCGACATCTCCGCGCTCGTCGCGGGCGCCATGTACCGGGGGCAGTTCGAGGAACGCCTCAAGAGCGTGCTCAAGGAGATCACCGAGTCCGACGGGCAGATCATCACCTTCATCGACGAGCTGCACGTACTCATGGGCGCCGGCGGCGGCGAGGGCTCGGTGGCCGCCTCGAACATGCTCAAGCCCATGCTCGCCCGCGGTGAACTGCGCCTCATCGGTGCGACGACCCTCGACGAGTACCGGGAGTTCATCGAGAAGGATGCGGCACTGGAACGCCGGTTCCAGCAGGTCTACGTCGGCGAGCCCTCCGTCGAGGACACGATCGCCATCCTCCGTGGGCTGAAGGAGCGGTACGAGGCGCACCACAAGGTCTCCATCGCGGATGGCGCGCTGGTGGCCGCCGCATCCCTCTCCAACCGGTACATCCCCTCCCGGCAGCTGCCCGACAAGGCCATCGACCTCATCGACGAGGCGGCGTCGCGCCTGCGTATGGAGATCGACTCCGCACCGTTGGAGATCGACGAGCTGCGCCGGCACGTCGACCGCCTGAAGCTGGAGGAGCTCGCCCTCAAGAAGGAGAAGGACCCCGCCTCGAAGGAGCGGCTGGAGAAGCTGCGCACGGACCTCGCCGCCGAGGAGGGCCGCCTGGGCGTGCTGCAGGCGCGCTGGGAGAGCGAGCGCGCCTCGCTCAACCGCGTCGGTGACCTCAAGACCCGGCTGGACGCGGCCCGCGTGGAGGCGGAGCGCGCGCAGCGCGAGGGCAACCTCGAGCGCGCGTCGCGGCTGCTCTACGCCGACATCCCCGCGCTCGAGCGCGAGCTCATGGCCGCGGAGAAGGCGGAGTCCAGCGACGAGCGGATGGTGAACGATCAGGTCACGGACGAGGACATCGCCGCGGTGATCGCGGCATGGACCGGCATCCCGGTCGGGCGTCTCATGCAGGGCGAGACGGAGAAGCTCGTGCACCTGGAGGCCGAGCTCGGCAAGCGCCTGATCGGACAGAAGGAGGCCGTGAAGGCCGTCGCCGACGCCGTGCGCCGCTCCCGCGCCGGGATCAGCGACCCCAACCGGCCGACCGGTTCGTTCCTCTTCCTCGGACCGACCGGTGTCGGCAAGACCGAGCTCGCCAAGGCGCTCGCGGAGTTCCTCTTCGACGACGAGCACGCCATGGTGCGCATCGACATGTCGGAGTACGGCGAGAAGCACTCGGTCTCGCGCCTGGTCGGTGCCCCTCCCGGGTACGTCGGGTACGAGCAGGGCGGTCAGCTGACCGAGGCGGTGCGCCGTCGTCCCTACTCGGTGGTGCTGATGGACGAGGTCGAGAAGGCCCACCCCGAGGTCTTCGACGTGCTGCTGCAGGTGATGGACGACGGGCGTCTCACCGACGGCCAGGGGCGGACGGTGGACTTCACCAACGTCATCCTGATCCTGACCTCGAACCTCGGCTCGCCGATCCTCATCGACCCCACGCTCTCCATGCCGGAGAAGCGCGAGCAGGTGCTGGCGCTGGTGCGTCAGGCGTTCCGGCCGGAGTTCCTGAACCGACTCGACGACACCGTCATCTTCCAGGCGCTGAGCGAGGACGACCTCGCGCAGATCGTGGAGCTGTCCGTCGATGCGCTGCAGCGCCGGCTGAAGGATCGCCGGCTCACGCTCGCCGTGACCCCGGATGCGCGTGCCTGGCTGGCCGAGCGCGGCTACGACCCGGTGTACGGGGCACGGCCGCTGCGTCGCCTCATCCAGGCCGAGATCCAGGACCGCCTCGCGATGGCGATCCTCTCCGGAGGGGTGCACGACGGCGACACGGTACGCGTCGACGTCGCGGTGGACGGGTCGCAGCTGGTGCTCACCAGCACAGGACCCGCCGCGGACGACGTCTCCGACGCGGGCGACGAGGACGAGGTCATCGAGGCGATCCTCGACGACTGA
- a CDS encoding GlxA family transcriptional regulator, translated as MKTVAVIVQAGFTPFEFGLACEAFGLDRSDDGIEPFDFRVCALEPGVVPSSIGYSINVPNDLSFADEADLVVVTPVPRAAWAGVDLRIAEVLRRAVDRDAWVLSVCSGAFVLAAAGILDGRRATTHWKYAEQMTQMYPAIDVDPDVLYVQDGKVITSAGSAAGLDACLHLLRQELGPEATNTIARRMVVPPQRDGGQAQFIVRPIPETASLSLAPVTDWMLENLREELTVEQLAAKAHMSPRTFARRFKADLGATPAAWLGRQRVLQAQRLLERTDLGLDRIAYECGFGSAAVMRQNFTRVLGTTPTAYRARFSCSRTPAQPSAPAQPAPALA; from the coding sequence ATGAAGACCGTCGCCGTGATCGTGCAGGCCGGGTTCACCCCGTTCGAGTTCGGCCTCGCCTGTGAGGCGTTCGGCTTGGACCGGTCCGACGACGGCATCGAGCCCTTCGATTTCCGCGTGTGCGCCCTCGAGCCGGGTGTCGTGCCCTCGAGCATCGGGTACTCCATCAACGTGCCGAACGACCTCTCCTTCGCCGACGAGGCCGATCTCGTCGTGGTCACGCCGGTGCCGCGCGCGGCGTGGGCGGGCGTGGATCTGCGCATCGCCGAGGTGCTGCGCCGCGCGGTCGACCGGGACGCGTGGGTGCTCAGCGTCTGCAGCGGTGCGTTCGTGCTCGCCGCCGCGGGGATCCTCGACGGGCGGCGCGCCACCACGCACTGGAAGTACGCCGAGCAGATGACGCAGATGTATCCGGCCATCGACGTCGATCCCGACGTGCTCTACGTGCAGGACGGCAAGGTCATCACGAGCGCGGGGTCGGCTGCGGGGCTCGACGCGTGCCTGCACCTGCTGCGTCAGGAACTCGGCCCGGAGGCCACGAACACGATCGCGCGCCGGATGGTGGTGCCCCCGCAGCGCGACGGGGGTCAGGCGCAGTTCATCGTCCGCCCGATCCCGGAGACCGCGTCGCTGTCGCTGGCGCCGGTGACGGACTGGATGCTGGAGAACCTCCGCGAGGAGCTCACCGTCGAGCAGCTCGCCGCGAAGGCCCACATGTCCCCGCGCACGTTCGCCCGCCGGTTCAAGGCCGACCTGGGGGCCACCCCGGCGGCGTGGCTCGGCCGGCAGCGGGTGCTGCAGGCCCAGCGGCTGCTCGAGCGGACGGATCTCGGGCTGGACCGGATCGCGTACGAGTGCGGGTTCGGCTCCGCCGCCGTCATGCGCCAGAACTTCACCCGGGTGCTCGGCACCACCCCCACCGCCTACCGCGCCCGGTTCTCCTGCTCCCGCACCCCCGCCCAGCCGTCCGCCCCCGCCCAGCCCGCCCCCGCCCTGGCCTGA
- a CDS encoding DUF1775 domain-containing protein, with product MNTLPSRPRRRLLTGLLLGGGLALAAPMAASAHIHVTPDAAAAGAASSLTFSFSHGCEQSPTTALVVTIPDGVTNVLPLADAAWTVDRDVTETGRTTSVTYTAVTPIDTGLKGQVGMDVRFAEELAGEEVAFPVVQQCAEGEAAWTEVAEPGAEEPEFPAAVVAVGEPTASSDEHGSHGSHGEDGAHAADGQDAAGAAAPAETEPASAAALWLGGAGLGAGVLALVVAVFALRRRR from the coding sequence ATGAACACCCTTCCTTCGCGCCCCCGCCGCCGTCTGCTGACCGGTCTGCTGCTCGGCGGCGGCCTCGCCCTCGCCGCTCCGATGGCCGCCTCGGCGCACATCCACGTGACACCGGATGCGGCGGCCGCCGGCGCGGCATCCTCGCTCACCTTCTCGTTCTCGCACGGATGCGAGCAGTCGCCCACCACGGCTCTGGTCGTGACCATTCCGGACGGCGTCACGAACGTCCTCCCGCTGGCGGACGCGGCATGGACCGTCGACCGCGACGTCACCGAGACCGGCCGGACCACGAGCGTGACGTACACGGCGGTCACGCCGATCGACACGGGGCTGAAGGGGCAGGTTGGGATGGACGTGCGCTTCGCCGAGGAACTGGCCGGGGAGGAGGTCGCGTTCCCGGTCGTCCAGCAGTGCGCGGAGGGTGAGGCGGCATGGACCGAGGTCGCCGAACCCGGCGCCGAAGAGCCCGAGTTCCCGGCAGCCGTCGTCGCGGTGGGGGAGCCGACCGCATCCTCGGACGAGCACGGTTCGCACGGTTCGCACGGTGAGGATGGCGCGCACGCGGCCGACGGTCAGGATGCCGCCGGGGCCGCCGCCCCCGCAGAGACCGAGCCCGCCTCCGCCGCGGCGCTGTGGCTCGGCGGTGCGGGTCTGGGCGCGGGAGTGCTCGCCCTGGTCGTCGCCGTGTTCGCGCTGCGCCGGCGTCGCTGA
- a CDS encoding glycosyltransferase family 4 protein — protein MRLFFDARYIRTDFHDGISRYSQELARALAPVAAEAGVELVFLIHDPAQIVHLPEGAVHLRIHEQTSPKEPFTAFVLNRYQPDVVFSPLQTMGSLGRRYRLILTLHDMIYYRHRTPPRSLSLPVRALWRLFHLSYVPQRLTLNGADVVATVSETSRRQFDAVRLTKRPVLVVPNAPQRLADLLPPDAPVPGGAPRNIVYMGSFMGYKNVETLVRAMAGLPGRTLHLLSRISPARRAELEAIAPAGADIIFHDGVSDAEYARLLADDAVLASMSLDEGYGLPLAEALALGVPVVVSDLEIFHEVAGPGARYVDPLNPAAVAEAVRSLDDDEERSRLIAEGTAHIARFTWDASARTLLDAVRTLAR, from the coding sequence ATGCGCCTCTTCTTCGACGCGCGGTACATCCGCACGGACTTCCACGACGGGATCAGCCGGTACTCGCAGGAGCTCGCCCGCGCCCTCGCGCCCGTCGCGGCGGAAGCGGGCGTGGAACTCGTCTTCCTCATCCACGATCCGGCTCAGATCGTCCATCTGCCCGAGGGTGCGGTGCACCTGCGCATCCACGAGCAGACGTCACCGAAGGAGCCGTTCACGGCCTTCGTGCTGAACCGCTACCAGCCCGACGTCGTCTTCTCGCCACTGCAGACCATGGGTTCACTCGGCCGGAGGTACCGGCTGATCCTGACCCTGCACGACATGATCTACTACCGGCACCGCACGCCGCCGCGCAGCCTCAGTCTGCCGGTCCGCGCGCTGTGGCGACTGTTCCACCTCAGCTACGTGCCGCAGCGGCTCACGCTGAACGGCGCGGACGTGGTGGCCACCGTGAGCGAGACGAGCCGCCGGCAGTTCGACGCCGTGCGGCTGACGAAGCGACCCGTCCTCGTCGTGCCCAACGCGCCGCAGCGGCTGGCCGACCTGCTTCCCCCCGACGCTCCGGTCCCCGGCGGCGCCCCACGGAACATCGTCTACATGGGGTCGTTCATGGGGTACAAGAACGTCGAGACCCTGGTGCGCGCGATGGCGGGGCTCCCCGGACGGACCCTGCACCTCCTCAGCCGGATCTCGCCCGCCCGCCGTGCGGAGCTCGAGGCGATCGCACCCGCGGGCGCGGACATCATCTTCCATGACGGCGTCTCGGACGCCGAGTACGCGCGGCTGCTCGCCGACGACGCGGTGCTGGCCAGCATGAGCCTGGACGAGGGGTACGGGCTGCCGTTGGCCGAAGCGCTCGCGCTGGGCGTGCCCGTGGTCGTCAGCGACCTCGAGATCTTCCACGAGGTCGCCGGACCCGGTGCACGGTACGTGGACCCGCTGAACCCGGCCGCCGTCGCCGAGGCGGTGCGCTCGCTCGACGACGACGAGGAGCGGTCCCGGCTGATCGCCGAGGGCACCGCGCACATCGCGCGCTTCACCTGGGATGCGTCCGCGCGGACTCTCCTCGACGCCGTCCGCACGCTCGCCCGCTGA